CGCGCAAACCCTGGAGCAGGTACAAGGTCAGCTGGACGTCCTGTTGCCGCAAATGTTGGGGCTGCACCGTGGCTGAAGCCTATCCGTGGCAAGACAGCCTGTGGCAGCACATGGCGGGGCGCGCGCAACATGCCCACGCCTATTTGCTGCACGGGCCGGCGGGTATCGGCAAGCGGGCGCTGGCCGAGCGGCTGATGGCCAGCCTGCTGTGCAAGCAGCCGGTCGGGCTTGAAGCCTGCGGCGCGTGCAAGTCCTGCTCGTTGCTGGCTGCCGGGAGCCATCCCGACAACTACATCCTTGAGCCTGAAGAGGCTGACAAGGCGATCAAGGTCGATCAGGTGCGCGATCTGGTCAGCTTTGTGGTGCAGACCGCCCAACTGGGCGGGCGCAAGGTGGTGCTGGTCGAGCCGGTGGAGTCGATGAACATCAACGCCGCCAACGCCTTGCTCAAAAGCCTTGAAGAACCGTCTGGCAACACCATCTTGCTATTGGTCAGCCATCAGTCCAGTCGACTGCTGCCGACCATTCGCAGCCGCTGCGTGCAACAGGCCTGCCCGCTACCGAGCCAGGCATTGAGCCTCGAATGGCTGGCCAAGGCCCTGCCTGATACCAGCGAAGCTGAGCGGGTCGAGTTATTGACCCTTGCCGCCGGTTCGCCTCTGGGTGCCGTCAAGTTGCAGGCGCAGGGTGTTCGCGAGCAGCGTGCCGCGGTGGTGGACGGGGTTAAAAAACTGCTCAAGCGCGAGCTGTCGGCTACCCAGTTGGCTGAAAGCTGGAACGCCATCCCGCTGCTGTTGCTGTTTGACTGGTTTTGCGACTGGTCGAGCCTGATCCTGCGTTATCAGCTGACCGAGGACGAAGCCGGCCTTGGGTTGGAAGACATGCGCAAAGTGCTGCAATACCTGGCGCAGAAAACCCCGCAGGA
This genomic stretch from Pseudomonas deceptionensis harbors:
- a CDS encoding DNA polymerase III subunit delta', translating into MAEAYPWQDSLWQHMAGRAQHAHAYLLHGPAGIGKRALAERLMASLLCKQPVGLEACGACKSCSLLAAGSHPDNYILEPEEADKAIKVDQVRDLVSFVVQTAQLGGRKVVLVEPVESMNINAANALLKSLEEPSGNTILLLVSHQSSRLLPTIRSRCVQQACPLPSQALSLEWLAKALPDTSEAERVELLTLAAGSPLGAVKLQAQGVREQRAAVVDGVKKLLKRELSATQLAESWNAIPLLLLFDWFCDWSSLILRYQLTEDEAGLGLEDMRKVLQYLAQKTPQDKVLNIQDWILAQRQKVLSKANLNRVLLLEALLVQWAGLPGQR